A DNA window from Linepithema humile isolate Giens D197 chromosome 6, Lhum_UNIL_v1.0, whole genome shotgun sequence contains the following coding sequences:
- the Cpsf6 gene encoding cleavage and polyadenylation specificity factor subunit 6 isoform X4 — protein MVLADEFAGDGVDLYDDVIAAPAGGNGGVSSGNTGDGGGDTTSPNEETNGNTPYHQLGNNIQPNQIGRRHQLYVGNLTWWTSDQDITDVVQSIGVTDFVEVKFFENRANGQSKGFCVISLGSEQSMRLCMDRLPKKELHGQNPVVTYPTKQALNQFESQCKTRPAPAPQQSQSQRPHNPHQHQPPMPPHQQHPQHPQHPQHSQQNHGPRMMMGPPQGVRPQRMPPPGMGPPGPGGPGQQGPPRMHGPPMGPGPGPHHPLPGHPNQGPPPGYQQGPWNGPRPNGPPGPPRGPSGPGGPPQQGPPGPGPGQHRPPGMQFHGGPPGPPGQGPPRGPPGHPGGPPGDPRGAQPRPEWNRPPGMHHGPQGPPGFPQHQHMQGPQPGQGPPQRGPPPGSMGGPGGPPPGHGGPPQGPPQGPPGGPAPHVNPAFFPQGPPHQHPGQHPPGPPGPPHGPPHGPPHGPPHGPPHGPPHGQPHGPPHVPPHGYGPPSAQAPYGAPGPDHRPEGPPPLSEQEFEEIMGRNRTVSSSAIARAVSDAAAGEYASAIETLVTAISLIKQSKVAADDRCKILISSLQDTLRGVETKSYGSGRRERSRSRDRERSHRRRRERSRSRDREYRERSRDRDRERDRERDRERERDRDRDRERYYSEPYPRERSRSRERERERERDREYRERSREESTTRQSARPRVKEEPPETAPVSSSKASSNVVKRDKERQRDKESDIYPMYYDDRYRERERERDRERESSRRPSEREREPERERERERERDRRDERGDSSHRSRH, from the exons ATGGTGCTAGCG GATGAATTTGCTGGTGATGGTGTTGATCTGTATGATGACGTGATCGCTGCACCAGCCGGTGGTAATGGCGGTGTCTCCTCTGGAAATACTGGAGATGGTGGTGGTGATACCACATCCCCAAATGAAGAAACCAATGGAAATACACCTTATCATCAATTGGGCAATAATATACAACCAAATCAAATTGGTAGACGACACCAATTATATGTTGGAAATTTGACAtgg tggACTAGTGATCAAGACATTACAGATGTGGTTCAAAGCATCGGTGTGACTGATTTTGTAGAAGTGAAATTTTTTGAGAATCGCGCTAATGGGCAGTCCAAAGGCTTCTGCGTAATATCTTTGGGTTCCGAACAAAGTATGAGATTATGTATGGACAGACTGCCCAAGAAGGAACTACATGGTCAGAATCCTGTAGTAACTTATCCCACGAAGCAAGCTTTGAATCAA TTTGAATCGCAGTGTAAGACACGACCCGCCCCGGCTCCGCAGCAGAGTCAGAGCCAGCGCCCTCATAACCCCCATCAACATCAGCCGCCAATGCCACCTCATCAACAACATCCCCAGCATCCTCAACATCCTCAACACTCGCAACAAAATCATGGCCCTAGAATGATGATGGGTCCTCCGCAAGGTGTTAGACCGCAAAGGATGCCGCCTCCCGGAATGGGTCCTCCAGGTCCCGGGGGTCCGGGTCAGCAAGGACCGCCGCGTATGCACGGCCCACCAATGGGTCCAGGTCCGGGACCACATCACCCATTACCCGGCCATCCCAATCAAGGCCCGCCGCCCGGTTATCAGCAAGGACCATGGAATGGTCCGCGACCCAATGGTCCACCCGGGCCGCCTAGAGGACCCAGCGGACCTGGCGGTCCGCCGCAACAAGGCCCACCTGGACCGGGTCCTGGTCAGCACAGACCACCAGGAATG CAATTTCATGGTGGTCCACCCGGACCGCCCGGCCAGGGACCTCCACGCGGCCCACCCGGTCACCCCGGTGGCCCTCCCGGAGATCCGCGAGGAGCGCAACCTCGTCCTGAGTGGAACAGGCCTCCAG GAATGCATCATGGGCCTCAGGGACCACCAGGTTTCCCTCAACATCAACATATGCAAGGGCCGCAGCCTGGCCAAGGCCCACCACAGAGAGGACCTCCTCCAGGTTCTATGGGTG GTCCAGGAGGCCCTCCTCCAGGACACGGTGGACCACCTCAAGGACCTCCACAAGGACCGCCAGGTGGTCCGGCACCTCATGTCAATCCTGCATTCTTTCCTCAAGGACCACCTCATCAACATCCAGGGCAACATCCACCTGGTCCTCCCGGTCCACCACACGGTCCACCTCACGGACCTCCGCATGGTCCGCCCCATGGTCCACCTCACGGACCTCCGCACGGCCAGCCGCACGGACCACCGCACGTACCGCCACACGGTTACGGACCACCGAGTGCACAA GCACCTTACGGAGCACCCGGACCTGATCACCGTCCAGAGGGTCCTCCTCCGCTCTCCGAGCAAGAATTCGAAGAGATAATGGGCCGTAACCGAACAGTATCGTCATCCGCAATTGCACGAGCAGTATCCGATGCCGCGGCGGGTGAATACGCTAGTGCCATAGAGACTTTGGTTACCGCCATCTCACTAATAAAACAGTCCAAAGTTGCCGCAGATGATAGATGCAAGATTCTCATTAGTTCTCTGCAGGACACTTTACGTGGCGTTGAAACTAAGAGCTACGGTTCTGGACGCAGAG AGCGTTCACGTTCGCGCGACAGAGAGCGCAGCCACAGAAGACGACGCGAACGGTCCAGAAGTCGGGACCGCGAGTACCGTGAGCGTAGCAGGGACCGGGATCGAGAGCGCGACCGTGAGCGCGAccgtgagagagagagagatcgcgATAGAGACCGGGAGCGTTATTACAGCGAACCATATCCGAGAGAGCGATCACGCagcagagaaagagaacgcgAACGTGAAAGAGATCGTGAATATAGAGAGCGAAGCAGAGAAGAAAG TACAACACGTCAATCAGCCAGGCCAAGAGTAAAAGAAGAACCGCCAGAGACGGCACCCGTCTCGTCTTCCAAGGCGTCTAG TAATGTCGTTAAAAGAGACAAAGAGAGGCAAagagacaaagagagcgaTATATACCCCAT GTATTATGACGATCGCTACAGAGAGCGTGAGCGAGAGCGAGATCGAGAACGAGAGTCAAGCCGACGGCCGTCCGAGCGGGAACGAGAACCGGAACGAGAACGTGAACGGGAACGGGAACGGGATCGTCGAGACGAACGAGGAGACTCCTCGCATCGCTCAAGACACTAA
- the Cpsf6 gene encoding cleavage and polyadenylation specificity factor subunit 6 isoform X1, with amino-acid sequence MISSKISRSRSVRLVEPQGVQEVTCNKKMDEFAGDGVDLYDDVIAAPAGGNGGVSSGNTGDGGGDTTSPNEETNGNTPYHQLGNNIQPNQIGRRHQLYVGNLTWWTSDQDITDVVQSIGVTDFVEVKFFENRANGQSKGFCVISLGSEQSMRLCMDRLPKKELHGQNPVVTYPTKQALNQFESQCKTRPAPAPQQSQSQRPHNPHQHQPPMPPHQQHPQHPQHPQHSQQNHGPRMMMGPPQGVRPQRMPPPGMGPPGPGGPGQQGPPRMHGPPMGPGPGPHHPLPGHPNQGPPPGYQQGPWNGPRPNGPPGPPRGPSGPGGPPQQGPPGPGPGQHRPPGMQFHGGPPGPPGQGPPRGPPGHPGGPPGDPRGAQPRPEWNRPPGMHHGPQGPPGFPQHQHMQGPQPGQGPPQRGPPPGSMGGPGGPPPGHGGPPQGPPQGPPGGPAPHVNPAFFPQGPPHQHPGQHPPGPPGPPHGPPHGPPHGPPHGPPHGPPHGQPHGPPHVPPHGYGPPSAQAPYGAPGPDHRPEGPPPLSEQEFEEIMGRNRTVSSSAIARAVSDAAAGEYASAIETLVTAISLIKQSKVAADDRCKILISSLQDTLRGVETKSYGSGRRERSRSRDRERSHRRRRERSRSRDREYRERSRDRDRERDRERDRERERDRDRDRERYYSEPYPRERSRSRERERERERDREYRERSREESTTRQSARPRVKEEPPETAPVSSSKASSNVVKRDKERQRDKESDIYPMYYDDRYRERERERDRERESSRRPSEREREPERERERERERDRRDERGDSSHRSRH; translated from the exons TCGAAGTGTACGATTGGTTGAACCACAAGGTGTGCAGGAAGTTACGTGTAATAAGAAAATG GATGAATTTGCTGGTGATGGTGTTGATCTGTATGATGACGTGATCGCTGCACCAGCCGGTGGTAATGGCGGTGTCTCCTCTGGAAATACTGGAGATGGTGGTGGTGATACCACATCCCCAAATGAAGAAACCAATGGAAATACACCTTATCATCAATTGGGCAATAATATACAACCAAATCAAATTGGTAGACGACACCAATTATATGTTGGAAATTTGACAtgg tggACTAGTGATCAAGACATTACAGATGTGGTTCAAAGCATCGGTGTGACTGATTTTGTAGAAGTGAAATTTTTTGAGAATCGCGCTAATGGGCAGTCCAAAGGCTTCTGCGTAATATCTTTGGGTTCCGAACAAAGTATGAGATTATGTATGGACAGACTGCCCAAGAAGGAACTACATGGTCAGAATCCTGTAGTAACTTATCCCACGAAGCAAGCTTTGAATCAA TTTGAATCGCAGTGTAAGACACGACCCGCCCCGGCTCCGCAGCAGAGTCAGAGCCAGCGCCCTCATAACCCCCATCAACATCAGCCGCCAATGCCACCTCATCAACAACATCCCCAGCATCCTCAACATCCTCAACACTCGCAACAAAATCATGGCCCTAGAATGATGATGGGTCCTCCGCAAGGTGTTAGACCGCAAAGGATGCCGCCTCCCGGAATGGGTCCTCCAGGTCCCGGGGGTCCGGGTCAGCAAGGACCGCCGCGTATGCACGGCCCACCAATGGGTCCAGGTCCGGGACCACATCACCCATTACCCGGCCATCCCAATCAAGGCCCGCCGCCCGGTTATCAGCAAGGACCATGGAATGGTCCGCGACCCAATGGTCCACCCGGGCCGCCTAGAGGACCCAGCGGACCTGGCGGTCCGCCGCAACAAGGCCCACCTGGACCGGGTCCTGGTCAGCACAGACCACCAGGAATG CAATTTCATGGTGGTCCACCCGGACCGCCCGGCCAGGGACCTCCACGCGGCCCACCCGGTCACCCCGGTGGCCCTCCCGGAGATCCGCGAGGAGCGCAACCTCGTCCTGAGTGGAACAGGCCTCCAG GAATGCATCATGGGCCTCAGGGACCACCAGGTTTCCCTCAACATCAACATATGCAAGGGCCGCAGCCTGGCCAAGGCCCACCACAGAGAGGACCTCCTCCAGGTTCTATGGGTG GTCCAGGAGGCCCTCCTCCAGGACACGGTGGACCACCTCAAGGACCTCCACAAGGACCGCCAGGTGGTCCGGCACCTCATGTCAATCCTGCATTCTTTCCTCAAGGACCACCTCATCAACATCCAGGGCAACATCCACCTGGTCCTCCCGGTCCACCACACGGTCCACCTCACGGACCTCCGCATGGTCCGCCCCATGGTCCACCTCACGGACCTCCGCACGGCCAGCCGCACGGACCACCGCACGTACCGCCACACGGTTACGGACCACCGAGTGCACAA GCACCTTACGGAGCACCCGGACCTGATCACCGTCCAGAGGGTCCTCCTCCGCTCTCCGAGCAAGAATTCGAAGAGATAATGGGCCGTAACCGAACAGTATCGTCATCCGCAATTGCACGAGCAGTATCCGATGCCGCGGCGGGTGAATACGCTAGTGCCATAGAGACTTTGGTTACCGCCATCTCACTAATAAAACAGTCCAAAGTTGCCGCAGATGATAGATGCAAGATTCTCATTAGTTCTCTGCAGGACACTTTACGTGGCGTTGAAACTAAGAGCTACGGTTCTGGACGCAGAG AGCGTTCACGTTCGCGCGACAGAGAGCGCAGCCACAGAAGACGACGCGAACGGTCCAGAAGTCGGGACCGCGAGTACCGTGAGCGTAGCAGGGACCGGGATCGAGAGCGCGACCGTGAGCGCGAccgtgagagagagagagatcgcgATAGAGACCGGGAGCGTTATTACAGCGAACCATATCCGAGAGAGCGATCACGCagcagagaaagagaacgcgAACGTGAAAGAGATCGTGAATATAGAGAGCGAAGCAGAGAAGAAAG TACAACACGTCAATCAGCCAGGCCAAGAGTAAAAGAAGAACCGCCAGAGACGGCACCCGTCTCGTCTTCCAAGGCGTCTAG TAATGTCGTTAAAAGAGACAAAGAGAGGCAAagagacaaagagagcgaTATATACCCCAT GTATTATGACGATCGCTACAGAGAGCGTGAGCGAGAGCGAGATCGAGAACGAGAGTCAAGCCGACGGCCGTCCGAGCGGGAACGAGAACCGGAACGAGAACGTGAACGGGAACGGGAACGGGATCGTCGAGACGAACGAGGAGACTCCTCGCATCGCTCAAGACACTAA
- the Cpsf6 gene encoding cleavage and polyadenylation specificity factor subunit 6 isoform X3 — protein MISSKISRSRSVRLVEPQGVQEVTCNKKMDEFAGDGVDLYDDVIAAPAGGNGGVSSGNTGDGGGDTTSPNEETNGNTPYHQLGNNIQPNQIGRRHQLYVGNLTWWTSDQDITDVVQSIGVTDFVEVKFFENRANGQSKGFCVISLGSEQSMRLCMDRLPKKELHGQNPVVTYPTKQALNQFESQCKTRPAPAPQQSQSQRPHNPHQHQPPMPPHQQHPQHPQHPQHSQQNHGPRMMMGPPQGVRPQRMPPPGMGPPGPGGPGQQGPPRMHGPPMGPGPGPHHPLPGHPNQGPPPGYQQGPWNGPRPNGPPGPPRGPSGPGGPPQQGPPGPGPGQHRPPGMQFHGGPPGPPGQGPPRGPPGHPGGPPGDPRGAQPRPEWNRPPGMHHGPQGPPGFPQHQHMQGPQPGQGPPQRGPPPGSMGGPGGPPPGHGGPPQGPPQGPPGGPAPHVNPAFFPQGPPHQHPGQHPPGPPGPPHGPPHGPPHGPPHGPPHGPPHGQPHGPPHVPPHGYGPPSAQAPYGAPGPDHRPEGPPPLSEQEFEEIMGRNRTVSSSAIARAVSDAAAGEYASAIETLVTAISLIKQSKVAADDRCKILISSLQDTLRGVETKSYGSGRRERSRSRDRERSHRRRRERSRSRDREYRERSRDRDRERDRERDRERERDRDRDRERYYSEPYPRERSRSRERERERERDREYRERSREESTTRQSARPRVKEEPPETAPVSSSKASRYYDDRYRERERERDRERESSRRPSEREREPERERERERERDRRDERGDSSHRSRH, from the exons TCGAAGTGTACGATTGGTTGAACCACAAGGTGTGCAGGAAGTTACGTGTAATAAGAAAATG GATGAATTTGCTGGTGATGGTGTTGATCTGTATGATGACGTGATCGCTGCACCAGCCGGTGGTAATGGCGGTGTCTCCTCTGGAAATACTGGAGATGGTGGTGGTGATACCACATCCCCAAATGAAGAAACCAATGGAAATACACCTTATCATCAATTGGGCAATAATATACAACCAAATCAAATTGGTAGACGACACCAATTATATGTTGGAAATTTGACAtgg tggACTAGTGATCAAGACATTACAGATGTGGTTCAAAGCATCGGTGTGACTGATTTTGTAGAAGTGAAATTTTTTGAGAATCGCGCTAATGGGCAGTCCAAAGGCTTCTGCGTAATATCTTTGGGTTCCGAACAAAGTATGAGATTATGTATGGACAGACTGCCCAAGAAGGAACTACATGGTCAGAATCCTGTAGTAACTTATCCCACGAAGCAAGCTTTGAATCAA TTTGAATCGCAGTGTAAGACACGACCCGCCCCGGCTCCGCAGCAGAGTCAGAGCCAGCGCCCTCATAACCCCCATCAACATCAGCCGCCAATGCCACCTCATCAACAACATCCCCAGCATCCTCAACATCCTCAACACTCGCAACAAAATCATGGCCCTAGAATGATGATGGGTCCTCCGCAAGGTGTTAGACCGCAAAGGATGCCGCCTCCCGGAATGGGTCCTCCAGGTCCCGGGGGTCCGGGTCAGCAAGGACCGCCGCGTATGCACGGCCCACCAATGGGTCCAGGTCCGGGACCACATCACCCATTACCCGGCCATCCCAATCAAGGCCCGCCGCCCGGTTATCAGCAAGGACCATGGAATGGTCCGCGACCCAATGGTCCACCCGGGCCGCCTAGAGGACCCAGCGGACCTGGCGGTCCGCCGCAACAAGGCCCACCTGGACCGGGTCCTGGTCAGCACAGACCACCAGGAATG CAATTTCATGGTGGTCCACCCGGACCGCCCGGCCAGGGACCTCCACGCGGCCCACCCGGTCACCCCGGTGGCCCTCCCGGAGATCCGCGAGGAGCGCAACCTCGTCCTGAGTGGAACAGGCCTCCAG GAATGCATCATGGGCCTCAGGGACCACCAGGTTTCCCTCAACATCAACATATGCAAGGGCCGCAGCCTGGCCAAGGCCCACCACAGAGAGGACCTCCTCCAGGTTCTATGGGTG GTCCAGGAGGCCCTCCTCCAGGACACGGTGGACCACCTCAAGGACCTCCACAAGGACCGCCAGGTGGTCCGGCACCTCATGTCAATCCTGCATTCTTTCCTCAAGGACCACCTCATCAACATCCAGGGCAACATCCACCTGGTCCTCCCGGTCCACCACACGGTCCACCTCACGGACCTCCGCATGGTCCGCCCCATGGTCCACCTCACGGACCTCCGCACGGCCAGCCGCACGGACCACCGCACGTACCGCCACACGGTTACGGACCACCGAGTGCACAA GCACCTTACGGAGCACCCGGACCTGATCACCGTCCAGAGGGTCCTCCTCCGCTCTCCGAGCAAGAATTCGAAGAGATAATGGGCCGTAACCGAACAGTATCGTCATCCGCAATTGCACGAGCAGTATCCGATGCCGCGGCGGGTGAATACGCTAGTGCCATAGAGACTTTGGTTACCGCCATCTCACTAATAAAACAGTCCAAAGTTGCCGCAGATGATAGATGCAAGATTCTCATTAGTTCTCTGCAGGACACTTTACGTGGCGTTGAAACTAAGAGCTACGGTTCTGGACGCAGAG AGCGTTCACGTTCGCGCGACAGAGAGCGCAGCCACAGAAGACGACGCGAACGGTCCAGAAGTCGGGACCGCGAGTACCGTGAGCGTAGCAGGGACCGGGATCGAGAGCGCGACCGTGAGCGCGAccgtgagagagagagagatcgcgATAGAGACCGGGAGCGTTATTACAGCGAACCATATCCGAGAGAGCGATCACGCagcagagaaagagaacgcgAACGTGAAAGAGATCGTGAATATAGAGAGCGAAGCAGAGAAGAAAG TACAACACGTCAATCAGCCAGGCCAAGAGTAAAAGAAGAACCGCCAGAGACGGCACCCGTCTCGTCTTCCAAGGCGTCTAG GTATTATGACGATCGCTACAGAGAGCGTGAGCGAGAGCGAGATCGAGAACGAGAGTCAAGCCGACGGCCGTCCGAGCGGGAACGAGAACCGGAACGAGAACGTGAACGGGAACGGGAACGGGATCGTCGAGACGAACGAGGAGACTCCTCGCATCGCTCAAGACACTAA
- the Cpsf6 gene encoding cleavage and polyadenylation specificity factor subunit 6 isoform X9, producing the protein MISSKISRSRSVRLVEPQGVQEVTCNKKMDEFAGDGVDLYDDVIAAPAGGNGGVSSGNTGDGGGDTTSPNEETNGNTPYHQLGNNIQPNQIGRRHQLYVGNLTWWTSDQDITDVVQSIGVTDFVEVKFFENRANGQSKGFCVISLGSEQSMRLCMDRLPKKELHGQNPVVTYPTKQALNQFESQCKTRPAPAPQQSQSQRPHNPHQHQPPMPPHQQHPQHPQHPQHSQQNHGPRMMMGPPQGVRPQRMPPPGMGPPGPGGPGQQGPPRMHGPPMGPGPGPHHPLPGHPNQGPPPGYQQGPWNGPRPNGPPGPPRGPSGPGGPPQQGPPGPGPGQHRPPGMQFHGGPPGPPGQGPPRGPPGHPGGPPGDPRGAQPRPEWNRPPGMHHGPQGPPGFPQHQHMQGPQPGQGPPQRGPPPGSMGGPGGPPPGHGGPPQGPPQGPPGGPAPHVNPAFFPQGPPHQHPGQHPPGPPGPPHGPPHGPPHGPPHGPPHGPPHGQPHGPPHVPPHGYGPPSAQAPYGAPGPDHRPEGPPPLSEQEFEEIMGRNRTVSSSAIARAVSDAAAGEYASAIETLVTAISLIKQSKVAADDRCKILISSLQDTLRGVETKSYGSGRRERSRSRDRERSHRRRRERSRSRDREYRERSRDRDRERDRERDRERERDRDRDRERYYSEPYPRERSRSRERERERERDREYRERSREERNCNEITCGEHIVPNSDDN; encoded by the exons TCGAAGTGTACGATTGGTTGAACCACAAGGTGTGCAGGAAGTTACGTGTAATAAGAAAATG GATGAATTTGCTGGTGATGGTGTTGATCTGTATGATGACGTGATCGCTGCACCAGCCGGTGGTAATGGCGGTGTCTCCTCTGGAAATACTGGAGATGGTGGTGGTGATACCACATCCCCAAATGAAGAAACCAATGGAAATACACCTTATCATCAATTGGGCAATAATATACAACCAAATCAAATTGGTAGACGACACCAATTATATGTTGGAAATTTGACAtgg tggACTAGTGATCAAGACATTACAGATGTGGTTCAAAGCATCGGTGTGACTGATTTTGTAGAAGTGAAATTTTTTGAGAATCGCGCTAATGGGCAGTCCAAAGGCTTCTGCGTAATATCTTTGGGTTCCGAACAAAGTATGAGATTATGTATGGACAGACTGCCCAAGAAGGAACTACATGGTCAGAATCCTGTAGTAACTTATCCCACGAAGCAAGCTTTGAATCAA TTTGAATCGCAGTGTAAGACACGACCCGCCCCGGCTCCGCAGCAGAGTCAGAGCCAGCGCCCTCATAACCCCCATCAACATCAGCCGCCAATGCCACCTCATCAACAACATCCCCAGCATCCTCAACATCCTCAACACTCGCAACAAAATCATGGCCCTAGAATGATGATGGGTCCTCCGCAAGGTGTTAGACCGCAAAGGATGCCGCCTCCCGGAATGGGTCCTCCAGGTCCCGGGGGTCCGGGTCAGCAAGGACCGCCGCGTATGCACGGCCCACCAATGGGTCCAGGTCCGGGACCACATCACCCATTACCCGGCCATCCCAATCAAGGCCCGCCGCCCGGTTATCAGCAAGGACCATGGAATGGTCCGCGACCCAATGGTCCACCCGGGCCGCCTAGAGGACCCAGCGGACCTGGCGGTCCGCCGCAACAAGGCCCACCTGGACCGGGTCCTGGTCAGCACAGACCACCAGGAATG CAATTTCATGGTGGTCCACCCGGACCGCCCGGCCAGGGACCTCCACGCGGCCCACCCGGTCACCCCGGTGGCCCTCCCGGAGATCCGCGAGGAGCGCAACCTCGTCCTGAGTGGAACAGGCCTCCAG GAATGCATCATGGGCCTCAGGGACCACCAGGTTTCCCTCAACATCAACATATGCAAGGGCCGCAGCCTGGCCAAGGCCCACCACAGAGAGGACCTCCTCCAGGTTCTATGGGTG GTCCAGGAGGCCCTCCTCCAGGACACGGTGGACCACCTCAAGGACCTCCACAAGGACCGCCAGGTGGTCCGGCACCTCATGTCAATCCTGCATTCTTTCCTCAAGGACCACCTCATCAACATCCAGGGCAACATCCACCTGGTCCTCCCGGTCCACCACACGGTCCACCTCACGGACCTCCGCATGGTCCGCCCCATGGTCCACCTCACGGACCTCCGCACGGCCAGCCGCACGGACCACCGCACGTACCGCCACACGGTTACGGACCACCGAGTGCACAA GCACCTTACGGAGCACCCGGACCTGATCACCGTCCAGAGGGTCCTCCTCCGCTCTCCGAGCAAGAATTCGAAGAGATAATGGGCCGTAACCGAACAGTATCGTCATCCGCAATTGCACGAGCAGTATCCGATGCCGCGGCGGGTGAATACGCTAGTGCCATAGAGACTTTGGTTACCGCCATCTCACTAATAAAACAGTCCAAAGTTGCCGCAGATGATAGATGCAAGATTCTCATTAGTTCTCTGCAGGACACTTTACGTGGCGTTGAAACTAAGAGCTACGGTTCTGGACGCAGAG AGCGTTCACGTTCGCGCGACAGAGAGCGCAGCCACAGAAGACGACGCGAACGGTCCAGAAGTCGGGACCGCGAGTACCGTGAGCGTAGCAGGGACCGGGATCGAGAGCGCGACCGTGAGCGCGAccgtgagagagagagagatcgcgATAGAGACCGGGAGCGTTATTACAGCGAACCATATCCGAGAGAGCGATCACGCagcagagaaagagaacgcgAACGTGAAAGAGATCGTGAATATAGAGAGCGAAGCAGAGAAGAAAG aaattgcAATGAGATTACCTGCGGCGAGCACATTGTGCCAAACTCCGATGATAATTGA